The proteins below come from a single Dermacentor albipictus isolate Rhodes 1998 colony chromosome 7, USDA_Dalb.pri_finalv2, whole genome shotgun sequence genomic window:
- the LOC135919756 gene encoding uncharacterized protein has translation MFSNNRVCGDMAAVLLHDVAKTMTIQLTEDFVVDRGLVIKKAGEFLCPMDLINVHEIPVPDYHGDAPHSREAYCNDTTLAFLLCFSHRITLATRTPNEADLQSLVTSGLSIATTYPMDGHHTTVKSTLMTARYFGAELINHKAFNAILAAIDMFFLNFPNHPLAKFRMSTVQSLAKDYTILGDMVFMRSVTGLDGHEWAQWIWTEEQLDQLKFFTEVEEFIAIEKSYFPYLRLLGVLSKSPLAVTVAPDLHAFIHSVGILRMQQRSLKARIFGCVKEALVFMNARIFALALSMRSRQSALNETEAEDCPRRLETAEELRATVGYSGAGPPTSFDANEWFTWVKTWGAVEPTESLINAQTVLASLPPDRPGTVLQRLRALTYSRLAVQSIPVPVPPVPQIPTATTPAPRMQAPAPAPNGSSNPDGQATSEEPPTKMTRF, from the coding sequence ATGTTCTCCAACAACAGAGTCTGCGGTGACATGGCTGCGGTGTTACTGCACGATGTTGCAAAGACAATGACAATTCAATTGACAGAAGACTTTGTGGTCGACAGAGGCCTAGTGATCAAAAAGGCCGGGGAATTCCTGTGTCCGATGGACTTGATTAACGTTCACGAAATTCCTGTTCCAGACTACCATGGTGATGCCCCTCACAGTAGAGAGGCATATTGCAATGACACGACCCTAGCCTTCCTGCTGTGCTTCTCACACCGGATCACCCTGGCGACCAGAACACCCAACGAGGCCGACTTGCAGTCTTTAGTCACTAGCGGGCTGTCAATAGCTACGACCTATCCGATGGACGGTCACCACACCACTGTGAAATCCACACTCATGACGGCCAGATACTTTGGTGCTGAGCTCATCAACCACAAAGCATTCAACGCAATCCTTGCTGCCATTGACATGTTCTTTCTCAACTTTCCTAATCATCCACTCGCCAAGTTCCGGATGAGCACCGTGCAGTCGTTAGCCAAAGACTACACAATCTTAGGCGACATGGTTTTCATGCGTAGCGTGACCGGGTTAGACGGTCACGAGTGGGCACAGTGGATTTGGACAGAAGAACAGCTTGACCAGCTGAAGTTCTTCACAGAAGTAGAAGAATTTATTGCTATCGAGAAGTCGTACTTTCCGTACCTGAGACTCTTGGGAGTTCTGTCCAAATCGCCACTTGCCGTGACTGTTGCCCCCGACCTTCACGCATTCATCCACTCTGTCGGTATCCTCCGAATGCAACAGAGGTCTCTGAAAGCTCGTATTTTCGGGTGTGTAAAAGAGGCACTAGTTTTCATGAACGCCAGGATTTTTGCACTTGCCCTTAGCATGCGAAGCCGTCAATCGGCATTGAATGAAACCGAAGCTGAGGATTGCCCCCGCCGCCTAGAAACAGCAGAAGAGCTGCGGGCAACTGTGGGCTACTCCGGAGCTGGCCCCCCGACCTCCTTTGACGCCAACGAGTGGTTCACATGGGTTAAGACTTGGGGTGCAGTTGAACCCACGGAGAGCCTCATCAACGCCCAGACCGTTCTGGCAAGTCTTCCTCCTGACCGGCCCGGCACTGTGCTGCAGAGATTGAGGGCATTAACTTACTCCCGGCTGGCTGTCCAAAGCATTCCAGTGCCTGTTCCGCCTGTGCCTCAAATCCCCACTGCGACCACTCCAGCCCCGCGAATGCAAGCCCCGGCGCCTGCACCCAACGGCTCCTCCAACCCAGACGGCCAGGCGACATCAGAAGAGCCACCCACCAAAATGACCCGTTTCTAA